Below is a genomic region from Equus caballus isolate H_3958 breed thoroughbred chromosome X, TB-T2T, whole genome shotgun sequence.
TCTTagtgtgtcttagtctggaagctctgctgaaacctgtccaccatggatgacctgctggtatttgaaatacctgtgGCATAGCTGTCACATTACAGCAACATACAGCCACCAGAGTATGACAACTGACATACTGGtctggtgtggttccctgaccaggaaatgaacccaggccgtactggtgagagcaccaaatcttaaccagtAAACCACTGTGGCTAGCTAGAATAGAGCCTGGGTCTCATTTATTGAACCACGCCTTCATAATAGAATCCAGCAAAGAATAATCACTAAATAGATTTTTGCGGAAAGCATAAATACATTGCTACCATCATACTTGTGCTTGCACTGTTATCCATGCCAAGAATGCCTTCTACTTCAGAGACCATATACTCAGGTTCTACCTGGGATCAAGAACCAGTTCAGCTTGAGCTCTATTACTTCAAGAGTTGGTGCCCTTGATATTATTGCTTCTATCATTAGTCCATGTTTCCTGGGTATGTGACTTTATACCTGCCCCTAAGATGTGCACAGAGAGCCACTTACAACTGTGTGACTGCTCTGTGCTTGTCATGGTGCCTAGAACATAGGACACCTTGTATAGATGTTCTATAGATAAATAATTTAATGTAGGACATCTGAGACATGGTGCAAAAGATAATGCAGAAAATTAGAAAGGAACCCATCTTGGGGATAGGGattgtctctgtttctttctccatctttttcagGCAGTGTGCCCTGGCAGCCCTGAAAGATGTCCATGACTATCTCAGCCATGAGGAAGGTCACGTTGCGGTAAAAAAATCTGCACTTTCCCTCAGGTTTCTACTGGGATGGAGAACAGTTAATatgtattgagcatttactatattcCATACATTATTCTAAGTACTTTGCAATATTAATTTAATTCCTTCTCCTCCATGAGACAGGTATTGTTATCATATACCATTTTATAGCCCAGAAGTATGgcacacagagagattaaatagttttccaaagtggtacAGTGTGTATGTGGCAGGGCCAGAACTGGAATCCAGGTTGTATAGCTCCATAATCTACATTCTTAACCACCATGTTCTACCACTCCACTCCTAAGAATTTGGCAGGACTACACTAGAATTTAAAACTACGGTACAAACATTTTTGAGTTCTATAGATTTACCTAAACATCTAGTCAATTGACTCTCATAGACCCTTGGGATAGGATTTACAAATTCTAAAAGGGGAAGAGATCCTCAAATATGCAAATGGTCCCATTTAATGTGCTGAAGATAGGGCATTGTTTCCTGTTCTTGAAGAGCTCCAAAGTGATAAGGAAGGAAGAAGCCTCACCTAGGAGCTGAGAAAAGCAGTTCTAGCCCTGCTCTGTTAGCAACTCTCAGTGACCCTGGTTAAGGCAAGTCTTTCTTCTAAATCTCAACtacttcacctgtaaaatgaccCTAATAAAACCCCACAATTTTCCTCTTGCCTTATTATACCTACAGAGTCTGCTACATTTCTGGAAAGACAGTAAGGGCTCAGTGAGTGCTTGAGAAATTGACATAAGCCAATTCCAAATCTTTGCTATCCTTCAAGACCCTGTTCAACTTCTATCCCCTCCTGGAACTCCTCCACTTAGCACAGGGATAGTAAAAGAGTAGGCTTTCTATCAGCACCAGATTCAGAGTAAACCAATATCATCATCTGCTTTTAGGTTTTTGATGCCACCAACACTACCAGAGAACGTCGGTCACTGATTCTGCAGTTTGCTAAAGAACATGGTTACAAGGTACAGGGACATTTCCActctttattgcttttgttttatttatttattttttattgaggtaacattggtttataacacgatataaatgtcaggtgtacatcattatatttcaacgtCTGCGcagactacatcatgtttaccaaACCCAGAAACTAATTAcaatctgtcaccacacacatgtgccgtTTTACTCCTTTagccctccctcttcccctttcctctcttgtagccaccaatctaatctctatatctatgtgtttgcttgttgttgttgttgctgtttttatcttccacttgtgATACTCTCACTCTTATCTAGAGTCTACTTATCGAGGGCAAACCCCAAAGAAAAGCAAATCAGGGGATGCCGAGATGCCAAATCAGTTACCCCAGGCTCGACATTTTAATTTGGTTGTATGGCTTTCCAGGTCACAGAAGCAGCAAAACTTCTAGAACAGGAAAAGAGAGGTGCCACATTAGGCAACAAAAGATGATTTATGACAGGTTGACactggggaggtggggctgaggaaagaggggagagaatCACCACataagaactgaaaacaagtgaaaacacaaaacaacaatcTGGGGCCATTCAATGTAGAGCCAATATGCCTCATAAAACTCAGAATCCTGAAACACCGCTGTATGAAATTATGCTGTCAGAGATGCCTCTAGGGATGACTGAGAGCCATAGAGAAGGGGTCAAGCTGTGTTTGCCTCCTACCAAACAGAATTCCCTGCTGGaaatctctcttctgtttctcttgtaGGTCTTTTTCATTGAGTCCATCTGTAATGACCCTGGCATCATTGCAGAAAACATCAGGGTAAGGAGCACCAGTTACCTTTCCTCCATACTTTGCCTCAGACTCAGACCATGCCTAAAAAGACATATATTAGGCTAAAGGAGGTATTCTTCCCCAAGCTTCTCCTTGCACTTCCTGTAGGAAGCATTCCCTGACCATCCTGGCATATAATGATCCTAAGAAATTAAATGAAGCCAATATAGAGAGAGTGCTTAATATGCACCAGGTACCAAGCTTGATTCTCACTGATTTTTCACAACAAACCTGTATGTTAGGTATCATTTCAGTCTtggagagaggaaactgaggttccaagAGGAGAAGTGAGTTGTCAAGGGTTAATATAGCCGGAAAGAGGTAGACCTAAGACTGGACCTCAGGCTTAGCTgtctgcctggaaagctctttatTCTGCCTCACAATTTGTATCAGAACTATCACTGCTCTTGTATTCTAGGCATGTGATCTAGAAGTAGATCACTCACCACATTTTATTGTTCCCTATTTCATCAAATTACTGGAGCTCAGGCACAGAAGAGACCTTAAAGGTCACCTCCTTCAACTCTCCATCAGATACTTGAAATCTCAGCTAAATATTTGTCTGCATTTTCTCTTCATACCTCCAGTGACAAGAGGCTTATTGCCTTCATCAAATGCAGCTCAATCAAGCTGAAATCCGTCCCCCTGAAGTTTCTGCTCATTGGTCCTCTTTTTTGCCTCTTGGGGCTTAGCACATGTctaatctctctctttcctcctcatccatccttctatctatccatttattgATTTGACAAAGATAGAATCTGTACACCTGGGCTGGGTATTAGAGACATAGAAACAGATAGAGAGTCCTCTTTtgagctcacagtctagtaaGAGAGAGCGATAAGTTTATAGACATAACTCTGTGAGGTCAGCGCTGAGACAAGGGGAAAAAGGAGGCTGTGGGTGCATAGTATTGAGGACCTAACCTTGCATAGGAGGGGTAGGGGTgtatcagggaaggcttctcaaTGAAGGTAATAGCTGATCTGCACCTTGAAGAAGGCATAGGAATTCAGCAGGTGAAGAATTGGAAATAAGGGAATAGCATATACTAAGTTTGGCATCTCCAGAGAACTATAAGTAGCTAAGGTTGGCTAAAGCAAAGTGGAGGAATAGGGGAGCAATGGGAGATGAGGATAAAGAAATCATTTGGGGACCAATCATGAAAAACCATGAGTCACTCACTAAAATAGTTCATACTTTGTCCtaaaaaatatgaggaaattatgaaggattttaagcaaaagAATGCCATGGTCAGATATGCATGCTAGAAATATCCTTCTGGCTGATTGTATGGGGAATATATAAGAAGTAACAAGACTGTATACAAAGTAATCAGTCACAAAGCTATAGCGAACATCCAGGCAAGAGAGAATGGAAGCCAACTGAGAGATATTTAGGAGATAGAGTGGAGAAGATTTGGCACCTGCTGAGAGGTGGGAGATGATAGAAAGAGACACATCTAGGATGACTCCCAGATTTATTTTAGGCTCAGGTGACTGAGTGGATGATAATACCATTCACTGAGATGCAGAATGTAGACGGAGAAGGTATATGTTGGGGAATTAGAAGATGTCAGTCCTTTAGCAATCTAAAGCCAAGATGCCATGTTCTCCCTGTAAACACTTGATACATGTAAGCCATTATGACCCCTGGCCAAGATCTCCTGATcctcttctttaatcatttttcacATCACAATTTCTAGTCCTCTTATAAATGTTCCTCTTAAACAGTGTATGCTCTACAACTGAATATAATATAATAGACTTTGTTTGACCACATACAGATAAGGAATAAGGAGTCACACAGTCCAGATTCTCTTCACTTAACTGATTTCGTAAACTTGGGCAAGACCCTTTCTCCAAGTCGCATCTTTATTATGAAGGATATTGTACTCAATGATCTCTAAGGGCTCTTCCCAAGGGCACTGTCAGAGTGTTTGTCTCCCATGGTCCCCCTGTCTTTACTTCTCCCAGCAAGTGAAACTCGGCAGCCCTGATTACATAGACTGTGACCGGGAAAAAGTTCTGGAAGATTTTCTGAAGAGAATTGAGTGCTATAAGGTCAACTACCAACCCTTGGATGATGAACTGGACAGGTAAGAGCCCAAAACCCCAAAGTCCAGGTCTGGATTCTTAGCCCTGTTTTGATGTCCTGTAGGACCTCGGGAAATGTCCTTCCTCTCTCGGCCTCAACTTCTCTATCTGTAACATCTGTGAGCTGGACTTGATGATCTGTCTTCAAGGACCCTTCCCAGCTCTAATTATCCATGAGGTGGTGATTCCTTGATGTGTAAGGTGTTTACGAGAGGATTGAGGTAGTGCTTTCCTGAGCAATATGGACAGATCAGGACCCTGATCTCTGGGAACAAATGCCTCCTTCCTGtggttgttgctattattttcccAAAAGTATTCTTCACACATGTATGACACTTCAGTTTCCAAACATGTTCatcttctttgtttcattgaatgCCCTCAGCACCCCTGTGAAGGAGGCCAAAGTAAGTCTTATGATCATATATtttcaagaagaggaaattgagtctTAGAGAGATGAAACCACTTGTCCAAGCTCCCACCACAAGTCAAGGTTAGAGCTAGGATTTTAACCACATATTCTGTCTCCTAGTGATGTCTCCTTTCACAATGCCCAGGCATCTCTTCAATCAATAAGTATACGGAGTTTTTGGGCTGTGATGTACACAGTGGGTGCAAAATAAGGGCAAGAGAGGTGGGTTCTTTCCTCAGGTAGCTTCCATAATGCCTTGACATAGGGGAAGacatatgaaaaatatgaaactttCATTCATAATACAAGCTAAAGCTTAAAGAGGTGTTAGCTGGCACTACAGGGAAGATGTGAGTTTTAGACATAGGGTGTTCCCAGAACcccactttctttaaaaatgggtTGTGATGAGAAGAGATCCTGGTCACTCAGACCCTTTGGGTCCCAAGTGAGAAATATAAGACCTCAAGTAGTCATTACCACCCAAAGAAGTCTAAAGAACATTCTTCCAGCTTTGTCCAACTGAAGTCCTAAGAGGTGAGAATTGTCACTGCCTCACACCTTAGATGGGGAAACAGACCTAGAGCAGGGAAAGGGCTTACCTGAGGCCACGCAAGTCAGTAGCAGAATTCAAACCCTTATTTTCAAACTTCCAGCCTGCTTCTCCCCCTCCCACATCCCTATATCATAAAAAGTGTCATATGAGGCTTAGACACTCAGTGCAAAAGGGGCAGGACTTTACATACAATTGTGAAGATTGTTCACTGTGCAATGACAACCATGTGAAGGGTACACTAATTTTTCTCATCAAAGCATGTGTTCTGGAGTAAGACTGTGTCTACCTTGAGGAAAGTGTAACTTTTTCAAATTTCCACAAAGGCACCATATGGACTAGCCATATATGGTGAAAGAAGTTTGAAGGAGGGAAGCTGAAGTAAAAGAACAGCATTGAGAAAGCCCCCAGCCTTCAGTCTAGACTCCTGCAGGTGCTCAATTAGTGTTTGATGAATCAATTTGGCCCTGAAGACAACTGATTCTGAAGGTTGGCTTTATTTAATCACTTTTTCATCAACAGACGTTAACAGTCCATACATCGGGGCCCAGCCCTAAGCTGTGCCCTAGGAACCCAAACAGGCAAGGGCTGTCCTGCTCTGATAGAATACTCACTTGGTTGAGGAAGACAGTGAGTATGCAGTTGATCATAATTGTGGGGATGGTAAACCAAGTGGGCTGgaggaacacagaggagggaaCCCAGCCCAGCTTGGAGGAAGAGGTCTGGAAGAGCAGATTTACCCAGTAGGTAGACTAGACATGTGTTCAGTGTACCAGCAAGTAGAGGCTaccaaaaataagaagaaaataatcttggaagcttttaatattttgtatttcaaaaaCAGGATTAAgaagtcaaaatttaaaaaaataaaatcatggggccggccctgtggccgagtggttaagttcatgcactccgctttggcggcccagggtttcactggtttggatcctggacatggacatggcaccgcttgttgggccatgctgtggcagcatcccacatgccacaactagaggggcccacaactaaaaatacacaactatgtatcagggggctttggggagaaaaaaggaaaaataaaatcttaaaaaaaaaataaaatcagaacctGGTAAAACCTCCTCATATTATAatatagtttataatttttattttgaattccaCTTGGTGGGGGGCGGGCATTAGCTACTATAATACTGGTGGCACAAAACACCTCTAAATGACTTCATATGATTCTGGGCTCAAAGAAGACTTCCTAGAGAGAGTGAATGTACTGCCTCTTGAAGGATGGATGCATAGGAGCTCAACTTTGGAAATCAGACAAGGAACGTCTTTTCAAGCAAAGAGAACAGCACTTTGTAATggcctagttaaatttgaataaaAGTAGAAGAGTACAGAGAATATTCCAGCAAAAGCATGAAGGCTAGAACGAAACAGAGAAGTTATGAGCATAGGCATGGGACAGTAAGACGAGGCCAAGTGGGTCAGTGTGTGAAGACACCTAGAATGTCAGACTAAACTGAGGAATTTGGAAGTTCTCCTAGAGCCACCCAGGACCTAGTGTCAGGAACAGACAGTAACCAGGAAACAAGGCTACCTCAGATATTTTCTACCCCTAGGGTCTGAGAATCCTACACAAGATGGTTGGAGAGGatgaccttaggcaaatcacttcCTCTCactgtttcagttttctcacctgtaaaagagagagaatgatctCTGCTTCCTAGGATAGTTATGAGGATTCATGTACTTTAAAGTCCCCACTTGTCGCCATCTGCACAAATAATGCTCAGCAAGTGCAAGTGCCGTATGGGAACCATTAGACATGGATGACAGGGCTGGGAATGATAAGTATGGTGCAGATAGAAAGGCTTTCTCTAGTAAGGGCAGAGGAGAGGCTTTCTGAAACCAAACCCATCAACCACTGCCTTACCTGCCTTGGGTTAGTGCAGCTGTTTCCATTCACTTGGTTTTGTTACTGTGCACCCAGGGTTGCTGATGTGTCACCCCATCGCCCCAgacttcccctcctcttcccagggATTACCCTGATCTCCCTACAATCCAACAACTAAAGGATTAATGCCTGACATAGCAGGACCTCGGAAGTCTTGCTCCATGGTTCTAGTCTTCTGATTAGTCAGTGTCCCCCATTCCCAGCTCCTTTGCAGACGTGTTGTTGAATAAGTTTGATTATCACTCTGTGTATAGTTATTAGTTCATGATAGAGCACAGAATTGAGGGGATAACATAGAGGCTTGAAGCAAGAACCACAAGTTCCCCAATGATGCTGTGGACCACCTCTGTATCCCCATACCCCTGTACTTGGCACATCTTAGATTGAGTGACTATTTGCGGAGTGGGTGTTGAGCATTGATAATGTGTTTCTAAGTATATGTTTTTGACTGGTCTAAGAGCTCCCAAAGGGCAGATGCTGAGTTCCCACCCAAAGCACAATACTTAGAATAGAGAAGCATGTATTTTTTGACTGCATGGCAGATAGGGAAAGAACCTAACCCACTCTCCTTTCTGAGTGAGAAGAGAGACGTACAAACACAAGCGCACACAATCTGGTAGCTGCCTGTGGAGTGTCAAGCACAATATATCATAGCAGAGGCTCAAAGAACACAGGGGTAGGCTTGAGATTTGAAAGGGTGAGGAAGTGGACAAGTCAGAAGCTGCCAGTGAGATGTTGGAGGAAGCCAGGGACACAGAGGATTACTGCTTCTCTGAGTATGTCAGGAGTGTGAACCACAAAGGAGAGAACCCCTGATGCCTGGAGTGTCATAAGTGAAGATGAAAAGACAGTCTGGCTCAAGCTGAGATTGAgcaatggagagagagggagacggTAGCAGGCAGTGAGCTCCTCAGGGTGGCCAGGAACCAAGTCTCTAGAACTTCTTTTAGGTTTTAGAAGGTTCTCTAGTCTTCTAGGTATCTAGAACAGAGAAAGCCCTGGTATCTTGTTAGAGGGAAGGTAGGTGAGGGCTGGACTGTGGAGGAGGTTTGAAAGCAGGGGGTGTGGTTGGGGCATTCTCTTGGGATTAGCCTCTCCACCTTTAGCCCCTGAGCTGCCCTTGCTCCTGCTTGGGCCGGCCCAGCCACCTATCCTACATCAAGATCTTCGACGTGGGCACACGCTACATGGTGAATCGAGTGCAGGACCACATCCAGAGTCGCACAGTCTACTATCTCATGAACATCCACGTCACACCCCGCTCCATCTACCTATGCCGGCACGGTGAGAGTGAACTCAACCTCAGAGGCCGCATTGGAGGTGACTCTGGCCTCTCAGCTCGAGGCAAGCAGGTAGGGAGGGTCCCATGTACCCAGAGGTGTTGGTGGAGCTGGCCCAGGTGGGCCGCAGTTGGCTGGGTGGCCACTGCATGGGCCCTGCGGATGGGGGGACTCACCAAAAGGGTAAGAGCAGGTTCTGGTCACGCCTGCTCTTCCACCCCATCAGCCACTCAGTCTTAGCCTGTCCTTGAATGGCTCCCGTGTGCCAACAGCATCTCCAAGTCTGATAACTTGGTCCTGGCACTCCAGGCCTGCCCAGATCTGGCTGCCCCTTCAGCTGCATTATAGTGAGCACCCTTCGCCCGTGCCTGACTGGTCCCCTCATCTTTCTCACAACTCTGTGCCTTTGCTTGCGCAGTTTCCCGCACCTAGGCTGGCATCCTCTGTCAGCTGGTGGGCAACACTTGCACAGACAGCTGCCCTGAGGCGCCCCACCCTTGAATCCACCGTTTCCTCCCTTACTCAGGGCTGATGCTACACCCCCCAACCCCGACTGCAGGTCATCATGGTGTCAGCACTCGTCCCCCAGCAGTTGCAGCTTCtttcctgcccccctccccacacctttCAGGGGCCCAGCTCCTCCTGCTCCACGGTCTggtccaggaagccttcccctgtcctctcctgccctcccaggCAGGTCATCATACCCTGGGCTCCATCTCTCCCAGTTCTGGTCCCTCTCTGACTCTATGGCATGGGTCTCTTCTCTTCAGCCAAACATAGTAACCTGCACATTGTGGGTCCTGGCTAAACAAAGGGACACATTTTCCCCTGTGTTTGGCCCTGTGCCTGGGCTTGTTAGTACAGGTATTGTTCTTTCTGGGAGGATGGCTTGCAGTGAGACAAGTGGGAAATGGGGTGCAGGTGGGAAGGAGCACCCTCATTTATTGGACATCTGTGCACAGTCATGGCACCATCTGCTTCCACATGTgtgcctcatttaatcttcacaatagctCTGAGGGGTGGGTATTACCGTCACCAATTTAtggatggggaagctgaggccaagacaggaggagagggtggccccaggtcacacagccggtAAAGGACAGAGCCAGGACTGAAAACCAGGCCTTCTTGATGCCCCTCAGCATCCCCCACTGCGGAGGTGGTGGAGTTCCAGGCAAGGCAGCCCGCTGGAAGGCCCGGTTCTTGTGGCTCCCTTTCTGTTACCTTCAGACTGGCAGCCTACTCTCGGGGTGGACTCTGACCTCTGACTTCCACTTCTCTTGCTCCTCAGAGCAGGGTCAGAGGCCGCTGGAGGTGTGACCCCCTCCCCATGGCACCACCTGCAGCCAGGGGTCTCCCCGTTGGGGCTGGTCACAGCCCTGCCCGCACAGCTCAGTGGCCAGTTTGAAAATGTGGCCATCTCCACATGGCAGGCCTCCCTTGCACACAAATGTGCACATTTACACACTCATGCCTGGCCCCAACCTTCACACTCATGAGCACAGTGCAACACGCatggtttacaaagcactttcccACCGACTGTAACCCACAGTCAATCAAAATAGCTCtcacctactttgtgccagggaGCACTCTGAGTGCTCTCCATCCGCTATCTAATGTGACATTCACAGAGACCAGGCTGGGTGAGCTAATGCTGTTTGCATCTTACAGGCAGGAGATGGGGCCAGAGAGGGGCAAGGGCTTGTCCCGGGATACACAGGGACCATGTAAAGGAGCTGGGGCAGTTTAACCCCTCTTGCCTACCTCTTAGTCAAGGGCTCCTTCCACCAGAGCACTTGCGCTCATCATAACTGGTGCTCACACTGACTGCTGACTCATAATCCATAATTAGAATGTGTGTATGAAATGTCTGTGTTTGTACATAAAATAGTGTGCCTGTATCTACACATTTGTGCAGATATTCCTCACACACCATCTGTGGTAAATAACATGGCTCTATGTAGAAGAAGAGCAAATCACTTGCTCATCCTCCAGCCTTTTCTGGCTCCTCTTAGCACTGTCATTGTTTCCCTCACTGGGCTGGCTGTGTCTTGAGAACAGGCCACCTCGGTATCCAGCATATGACCATACACACTCTGTACATTTTTGAATGCCCTTAGAACCTGGGTACCAGGACCCCTGCTCAAGCAATGAGAATTCATAGGGTCAAAGAGAAATGTCCCCCAAATCCCACCCCCTCACTTCTAGATCACACTCTCAATACTCAGAACCCTAGGGTTCCCTGCCCTTGTGACCTGGAGTCTGCTTCCAGTGTCTCTATGGGCTTATCCCCAGAGTCTGTCCACCTGAGAGCAGGCCACATCACAGGGGTTCACCCCTAGAAGAAAGGGTGGCCAAGAGGTCACTGTTTGTGGATCATGGGGCTCTGTAGAGATATGGTATGGACAGAACTTAGTCATGTGATTACATTATCCACAACCATGTACTCAAGGCACCTCGGAGTGCAGGATGGggcagaaaagggaagagaatggagGTGGACTATGGGTGGAGTGCCTCCGTTTGTACTCTTGTCCCAAGCTCCATAATGTTAGAGGTGGgctgtttgaatgaatgaataaccaaATAAGAGGTTCAGTGAGCAAgcaataatacacacacacacacacacacacacacacacacacaggggcaaacatatacacatataaacacacatactCTTTTCTATTACCTTGATCTTTAGTCAGATGGGCAAGAGTATGACTTTTCATAAATTGGAAACATTTAAACCCTGCACTCTTGTTTGTTCATCATCGTTCCACCATTTGTAGCAGATCTGAGCTTGTTCTCATGGCCACCCTGTCTTGTtttatctctctttctcccctcctctcctcctttgcACTCCTACTCTCCAGTATGCCTATGCCCTGGCCAATTTCATTCAGTCCCAGGGCATCAGCTCTCTGAAGGTGTGGACCAGCCACATGAAGAGGACTATCCAGACAGCTGAGGCCTTGGGTGTCCCCTATGAGCAGTGGAAGGCCCTGAATGAGATTGATGCGGTGAGATGGAGGGGGATGGATTTCCTGGTGGGTGGTGGGACTTGACCCTGGGCTTGTTGTCTTGCTTGCCTCTGCTCTGGTTCCTATGGGGAACCtaatcaattcaacaaacatttctcaaCAACCAGCTCTGTACCAGATACTATTCTGTGGCTTTGGGATCTAGTGAAGGCCAGAACAGAcaaggtctctgccctcatggaacccAAAGGCAGACAGTAAATGAGACATTGCATCTCATGTGACAAAGTGTTGTGATGGGGAAAGTACAAGGGACTATAGAGGCTCAGAAGGTGAGGGTGCTCCTGGCAAGACTTTGTGGTGGGAGATTTATCTGGAAAGTTTTCTGGATGAAGCTGGAGATTAGATAAGAAGCAGGCAAAATGGACTTGAAGTGAGGGAATAAATTTAGTTCCAAGAACAGGGAAAAGCTCATACGAAGGCCCAGAGGTAACAAGAGAGCATGGCATGTTCAGGGAACTGAGGCAAGAGTAGCAGACAGGCTGAGACAGTGATTGTGAGGTCTAGAGAAAAGGGAGATGAGGTTGGAAAGGAAGGCAGCTCATAGGACTTTATAGTTCATGTTGAAGGATTTGGATGCTGCCTTAAAAATCAgaagccactggggctggccccatggctgagtggttaagtttgcatgctccgcttcggcggcccagggtttcgctgctttggatcctgggcacagacatggcactgctcgtctgGCCActttgagg
It encodes:
- the LOC138921830 gene encoding 6-phosphofructo-2-kinase/fructose-2,6-bisphosphatase 1-like; translated protein: MEALLIRKQCALAALKDVHDYLSHEEGHVAVFDATNTTRERRSLILQFAKEHGYKVFFIESICNDPGIIAENIRQVKLGSPDYIDCDREKVLEDFLKRIECYKVNYQPLDDELDSHLSYIKIFDVGTRYMVNRVQDHIQSRTVYYLMNIHVTPRSIYLCRHGESELNLRGRIGGDSGLSARGKQYAYALANFIQSQGISSLKVWTSHMKRTIQTAEALGVPYEQWKALNEIDAGVCEEMTYEEIQEHYPEEFALRDQDKYRYRYPKGESYEDLVQRLEPVIMELERQENVLVICHQAVMRCLLAYFLDKSSDELPYLKCPLHTVLKLTPVAYGCKVESIYLNVEAVNTHREKPENVDITREPEEALDTVPDHY